DNA sequence from the Edaphobacter lichenicola genome:
TCTGGCCTCGATTGCAGCGCGGAACGCGTTCTTCCAAACAGATAAATTATCTCTGTCCTAGTGGACAGTCGAAGCAATCACCACACGAGATCAAACCCGTCGCCAGCGAGAACGCCCGGAAATTACCAAAAGGACACTTAAGTTGTATTCGCCTTTTATTTGCTTTTCCCATTTTGAGTGCTAGAATCCCAAATTGAAACATCAACCTCCCTTTCACCCACTCTCAGGAGAGAAATCACGTGGCAGATGACCGCAGCAAGGCAATAGAACTGGCCCTTTCCGGGCTGGAAAAGCAATTTGGCAAAGGTTCCATCATGCGGCTCGGCTCGAAAGACGTCGTGCCGATCTCGGTCATCTCCACCGGCTCCATCTCCTTCGACGCAGCCCTTGGTGTAGGCGGCGTCCCCCGTGGCCGCGTCATCGAGATCTTTGGCCCTGAGTCCTCGGGCAAGACCACCATCACCCTCCAGATCATCGCCGAGGCGCAAAAAGCCGGCGGCCTCGCAGCCTTCGTCGACGCCGAACACGCGCTCGACCCCGCCTACGCCGCCAAGCTGGGCGTCGACATCGACAACCTCCTCGTCTCGCAGCCCGACTACGGCGAGCAGGCCCTCGAGATCGTCGAAGCCCTCGTCCGCTCGAACGCCATCGACGTCCTCGTGGTCGACTCGGTCGCCGCGCTGGTCCCCAAGGCTGAGCTCGACGGCGAGATGGGCGACTCCCACATGGGGCTGCAAGCACGTTTGATGAGTCAGGCGCTGAGAAAGCTCACCGGCACCGTCTCGAAGTCGCGCACCTGCCTCATCTTTATTAATCAAATACGCGAGAAGATCGGCGTCATGTTCGGCAACCCCGAGACCACCACCGGCGGCAAGGCGCTCAAGTTCTACTCCTCTGTCCGCATCGACATTCGCCGCATCGGCGCCGTCAAAGACGGTGACTCGGTCGTCGGCTCCCGCACCAAGGTCAAGATCGTCAAGAACAAGGTCGCCGCACCCTTCCGCGACGCCGAGTTCGACATCCTCTACGGCGAAGGCATCTCGCGCGAGGGCGACGTGCTCGATCTCGCCGTCCTGCACAACATCGTCGACAAGAGCGGAGCATGGTACAGCTATCAGGGCGAGCGCATCGGCCAGGGCCGCGAGAACGTCCGCGCCTTCATGAAGGACAACAAGGACGTCTTCGCCCGCGTCGATGCCGAACTGCGCAAAAAGCTCGGCATCGCCGGCGTAGCCTCAGCCGACGTCCCGCCGGTGCCAGCCGACGGTCCCGTTCAGGCCAAGGAAGCCGTCCGAGCCAAAAAATAATCATCCGAACAGCAGGGAAGCATCAGTGAAGCGCCGGCATCAGAGTTTGCCGGCGCTTCTCCGCCTAAAGCGGCTGCCGATAAAGTCCGTTTTGCTTGCTGCTAAGTCCGTCTTGCTTTGCTGCTGAAAAAGTCCGTTTTGCTTAAGGGCACGGCTTCAGCCGTGCCGCAAGAGCTTTGGTCGTATTGCGGCTTAGCCGCTGAGGTCTGCGCTTCGTTTCCGAGGGTATTTTTTTCAGCACCCTCTAAATCCCTGGACACCTCATCCCGACCACATACGACGCGTCATCTCGACCGAAGCAACGAACAGTTTCATCGTTCGTTGCGCAGTGGATTGCGGCCACAGCTCTCAAGTTGCAGCGAACCGATTCATGCTGCGGTATCCGTCAAGACCCCGTCTTTTGTCCTTCTCCCAACACCCGACAA
Encoded proteins:
- the recA gene encoding recombinase RecA encodes the protein MADDRSKAIELALSGLEKQFGKGSIMRLGSKDVVPISVISTGSISFDAALGVGGVPRGRVIEIFGPESSGKTTITLQIIAEAQKAGGLAAFVDAEHALDPAYAAKLGVDIDNLLVSQPDYGEQALEIVEALVRSNAIDVLVVDSVAALVPKAELDGEMGDSHMGLQARLMSQALRKLTGTVSKSRTCLIFINQIREKIGVMFGNPETTTGGKALKFYSSVRIDIRRIGAVKDGDSVVGSRTKVKIVKNKVAAPFRDAEFDILYGEGISREGDVLDLAVLHNIVDKSGAWYSYQGERIGQGRENVRAFMKDNKDVFARVDAELRKKLGIAGVASADVPPVPADGPVQAKEAVRAKK